The Daucus carota subsp. sativus chromosome 9, DH1 v3.0, whole genome shotgun sequence genome window below encodes:
- the LOC108200318 gene encoding pentatricopeptide repeat-containing protein At1g63330-like, which yields MAVKRVAVLTMTCLSLTPLIISPCSLLSSLFHSHFLPFSTKPNPNSQPKPPFIPSPSTTHTRLKQLLYHKSKVGFDKLEDALLVFDKMLLLKSGPLVLQFNQLLTALVRMKEYSVAVSMFRELCVLSIPVDIVTFNTTIHSCCHLNTLDYAFSLLAGIIKSGHVPSVVTYNTLIKGLLSQGRPLEAENLFKKLIGLQDIQPNVVMYNTVIDGLCKTSNTSSALKLLREMEDIGCRPNIVTFTPIIDSLCKERRVDHALDLVSEMTHKGISPNVLTYNRLLQSLCSSSRWEDIERLLSEMGVQKIPPDSHTYSILVDAYCKEGRTKDAQDVIEIMIEKGVPPNVITYSTLMHGFCLRGNTDRALEVLNTIRSNGIAPDCYSYTTLINGYCKRQELDKAINLLRQMHVEAIKPDVQTYSTIIHGLFQMGRHGEVRNLFHEMLEKGNKPNIVTCRILLDGLCKNQYMDEAISFFQMMECTGIVYDIKIHNILIDGLCKNRKLDEARNIFDKLALRGLQPDVITHNIMIRGLCQEGLFEEAKELLSKMETSVCLPDGVTYNTIIRGSLLNKRYEEAVVLIKSMRAHKFSADASTSSMVLDLLSKEEQDPSILSFRNWYLQ from the coding sequence ATGGCTGTCAAGAGAGTAGCTGTTCTCACAATGACTTGTTTGAGCTTAACCCCTCTAATTATAAGCCCTTGTTCTCTTTTATCCTCTCtttttcattctcattttcttcCTTTCTCTACTAAGCCTAACCCTAATTCACAACCCAAACCCCCCTTTATTCCTTCTCCATCCACCACTCATACTCGACTAAAACAATTACTCTATCATAAATCTAAGGTTGGTTTCGATAAACTAGAAGATGCGCTGCTAGTGTTCGATAAAATGCTCCTTCTGAAATCTGGGCCTCTTGTTCTGCAATTTAACCAACTGTTAACTGCCCTTGTTCGGATGAAAGAATACTCTGTAGCTGTCTCCATGTTTAGAGAATTGTGTGTCTTAAGCATTCCTGTTGATATTGTTACTTTTAATACTACTATTCATTCCTGTTGTCACTTGAATACGCTTGATTATGCCTTTTCATTGCTTGCTGGAATCATCAAGAGTGGTCATGTCCCTAGTGTTGTTACATACAACACTCTCATCAAGGGCCTTCTATCTCAAGGCAGGCCTTTGGAGGCTGAAAATTTGTTTAAGAAGCTTATCGGATTACAAGATATTCAGCCCAATGTAGTTATGTATAACACAGTCATTGATGGTCTCTGCAAAACTTCAAACACCTCCTCGGCTCTCAAGTTGTTAAGAGAGATGGAGGATATAGGTTGCAGACCCAATATTGTAACTTTTACCCCGATTATTGATTCTTTGTGCAAAGAGAGACGAGTCGATCATGCATTGGATCTTGTGTCTGAAATGACCCACAAAGGCATATCACCTAATGTTTTAACCTATAACAGATTACTTCAAAGTCTTTGCAGCTCCAGCCGCTGGGAGGACATTGAGCGGTTGTTAAGTGAGATGGGTGTTCAGAAGATCCCTCCTGATTCGCACACCTATAGTATATTAGTTGATGCATACTGCAAAGAAGGGAGGACAAAAGATGCTCAAGATGTTATTGAAATTATGATCGAGAAAGGTGTGCCTCCTAATGTAATCACCTACAGTACGCTTATGCATGGATTTTGTTTAAGAGGCAACACTGACAGGGCATTAGAGGTGCTGAATACCATAAGGAGTAATGGTATAGCGCCAGATTGTTATAGCTATACCACTCTGATAAATGGCTATTGTAAGAGGCAGGAACTAGACAAAGCCATCAATCTCCTTAGACAAAtgcatgttgaagctataaaacCCGATGTTCAAACCTACAGCACCATCATACATGGTCTGTTTCAGATGGGTAGACATGGTGAGGTGCGAAACCTTTTCCATGAAATGCTAGAAAAAGGTAACAAACCAAATATAGTAACATGTCGAATTTTGTTGGATGGCCTTTGCAAGAACCAATACATGGATGAAGCAATTTCCTTCTTTCAAATGATGGAATGTACAGGTATAGTTtatgatattaaaatacataatatCCTCATTGATGGTCTCTGCAAGAACAGAAAACTTGATGAGGccagaaatatttttgataagctTGCTTTGAGAGGTTTGCAACCCGATGTCATAACACACAACATAATGATCAGAGGACTTTGTCAAGAAGGGTTATTTGAGGAAGCAAAGGAACTACTTTCTAAAATGGAAACGAGTGTTTGTTTGCCTGATGGTGTGACTTATAATACCATCATCCGTGGAAGtcttttgaataaaagataTGAAGAAGCAGTTGTATTGATCAAAAGTATGCGAGCTCACAAATTCTCAGCAGATGCATCTACCTCGTCCATGGTACTAGACCTATTATCCAAAGAAGAACAGGACCCATCCATTCTTTCTTTTCGCAACTGGTATTTGCAATAG
- the LOC108202579 gene encoding pentatricopeptide repeat-containing protein At1g63330 yields the protein MAAKRGALLTMTCFSLRPLSVRSPCSLSSSLFRSHFLPFSTKPNPNSQPKAPFIPSPSTTHTRLKLLLYQKSKVGFDKLDDALLVFDKMLRLKSGLSVVHFTQLLTALVRMEEYSVAVSMFREFRVLSIPVNIVTFNTAIHSCCHLNTLNYAFSLLAGIIKSGWVPDVFTYTTLIKGLLSQDRPLEAGDLFKKLIKFQEIQPSVVTYNTIIDGLCKTSNTSMALKLLRKMEEIGCNPDAVTFNSIIDSLCKERRVDHALDLVSEMTAKGISPDVITYNTLLQGLCSSGRWEDTESLLTEMGVRKISPNLHTYNILVDAYCKEGRTTDAEDVIEIMIQKGVPPNVITYNALMDGYCLTGKMDRAQEVLNTMKSNEIWPDCYSYNILINGYCKTQKVDKAIYLLRQMPVEGIKPDVQTYTTIIHGLFQMGRHNEVRNLFPEMLKTGNKPNIVTCRILLDGLCKNQYMDEAISFFEMMECKGIVHDIQIHNILIDGLCKNRKLDEARNIFDKLASSGLQPNVETYTTMIQGFCQEGLFDEAKVLLSEMETSGCLPDDVTCNTIIRGSLSDKRYEEAVVLIENMRAHKFSADASTTSMLVDLDPTVLAFCIWFLQQKNDHADSSRHS from the exons ATGGCGGCCAAGAGAGGAGCTCTTCTCACAATGACTTGTTTCAGCTTAAGGCCTCTCAGTGTAAGAAGCCCTTGTTCTCTTTCATCCTCTCTTTTTCGTTCTCATTTTCTTCCTTTCTCTACTAAACCTAACCCTAATTCACAACCCAAAGCCCCCTTTATTCCTTCTCCATCCACCACTCATACTCGACTAAAACTACTACTCTATCAGAAATCCAAGGTTGGTTTTGATAAACTCGACGATGCTCTTCTTGTGTTCGATAAAATGCTCCGTCTGAAATCTGGGCTTTCTGTTGTGCATTTCACACAACTGTTAACCGCCCTCGTTCGAATGGAAGAGTACTCTGTTGCCGTCTCCATGTTTAGAGAATTCCGTGTTTTAAGCATTCCTGTTAATATTGTTACCTTTAATACTGCCATCCATTCCTGTTGTCACTTGAATACGCTTAATTATGCCTTTTCATTGCTTGCTGGAATCATCAAGAGTGGTTGGGTGCCTGATGTATTTACCTACACCACTCTCATCAAGGGCCTTCTATCTCAAGACAGGCCTTTGGAGGCTGGGGATTTGTTTAAGAAGCTTAtcaaatttcaagaaattcagcCCAGTGTAGTTACGTATAACACCATCATTGACGGTCTCTGCAAAACTTCAAATACCTCCATGGCTCTCAAGTTGTTAAGAAAGATGGAGGAGATAGGTTGTAACCCCGATGCGGTAActtttaactcaattattgaTTCTTTGTGCAAAGAGAGACGAGTCGATCATGCATTGGATCTTGTGTCTGAAATGACCGCCAAAGGCATATCACCTGATGTTATAACCTATAACACGCTACTTCAAGGTCTTTGCAGCTCCGGCCGATGGGAGGACACTGAGAGTTTGTTAACTGAGATGGGTGTTAGGAAGATCTCTCCAAACTTGCACACCTATAATATATTAGTTGATGCATACTGCAAAGAAGGgaggacaacagatgcagaagATGTGATTGAAATTATGATCCAGAAAGGTGTGCCTCCTAACGTAATCACATACAATGCACTGATGGATGGTTATTGTTTAACAGGCAAAATGGACAGGGCACAAGAGGTGCTGAATACCATGAAGAGTAATGAGATATGGCCAGACTGTTATAGCTATAACATTTTGATAAATGGCTATTGTAAGACACAGAAAGTAGACAAAGCCATTTATCTCCTCAGACAAATGCCTGTTGAAGGTATAAAGCCTGATGTTCAAACGTACACCACCATCATACATGGTTTGTTTCAGATGGGTAGACATAATGAGGTGCGGAACCTTTTCCCTGAAATGCTAAAAACAGGTAATAAACCAAATATCGTAACATGTCGAATTCTATTGGATGGCCTTTGCAAGAACCAATACATGGATGAAGCAATTTCCTTCTTTGAAATGATGGAATGTAAAGGTATAGTTCATGATATTCAAATACATAATATTCTCATTGATGGCCTTTGCAAGAACAGAAAACTTGATGAGGccagaaatatttttgataagctTGCTTCGAGTGGTTTGCAACCCAATGTGGAGACATACACTACAATGATTCAAGGATTTTGTCAAGAAGGCTTGTTTGATGAAGCAAAGGTATTACTTTCTGAAATGGAAACTAGCGGTTGTTTGCCTGATGATGTGACTTGCAACACGATCATCCGTGGAAGTCTTTCGGATAAAAGATACGAAGAGGCAGTTGTACTGATTGAGAACATGCGAGCTCACAAATTCTCAGCGGATGCATCTACCACATCCATGTTAGTAGACCTGGACCCCACCGTTCTTGCTTTCTGCATATGGTTTTTGCAACAG AAAAATGATCACGCTGACAGCTCGAGGCATTCTTGA
- the LOC135146717 gene encoding pentatricopeptide repeat-containing protein At1g63330-like, which yields MLLLKRGGQTLASAHFHVLTSFTSMASIVSTPSLFHSHFLLFSTKPNPNSQPKPPFIPSPSTTHPELKQLLYHKSKVGFDKLDDALLVFDQMLRLKSGLSVVDFNQLLTALVRMKEYSVAVSMFREMRVLSIPVDIVTFNTAIHSCCHLNTLDYAFPLLAGIIKSGWVPDVFTYNTLIKGLLSQDRPLEAGDLFNKLIRFQEIQPDAVTYNTIIDGLCKTSNTSMALKLLRKMEEIGCNPDAVTYTSIIDSLCKERRVDQALVLVSEMTDKGISPDVITYSTLLQGLCSSGRWEDTERLLTEMGVRRIYPDLHTYNILVDAYCKEGRTTHAEDVIEIMIQKGVPPDSITYNALMDGYCLTGKMDRALEVLNTMRSNEIWPNYYSYNILINGYCKRQELDKAISLLRQMRVEGIKADVQTYSTIIHGLFQMGRHNEVDNLFLEMLKEGTKPNIVTCRILLDGLCKNRYMDEAISFFRVMECKGIVHDIQIHNILIDGLYKNGKLDEARNTFDKLASRGLQPDVITHNIMIRGFCQEGLFEEAKELLSKMETGICLPDAVIYNTIIRGSLLNKRYGEAVVLTENMRARKFSEDASTTSMVLDLLSKEEQDPSVLAFCKWFLQ from the coding sequence ATGTTGTTGCTAAAGAGAGGAGGTCAAACACTAGCCAGTGCTCATTTTCATGTTCTCACTTCATTCACGTCGATGGCTTCAATTGTAAGCACCCCTTCTCtttttcattctcattttcttcttttctctaCTAAACCTAACCCTAATTCACAACCCAAACCCCCCTTTATTCCTTCTCCATCCACCACTCATCCCGAACTTAAACAATTACTCTATCATAAATCTAAAGTTGGTTTTGATAAACTCGACGATGCTCTTCTTGTGTTCGATCAAATGCTCCGTCTGAAATCTGGGCTTTCTGTTGTGGATTTCAACCAACTCTTAACCGCCCTCGTACGAATGAAAGAATACTCTGTAGCTGTCTCCATGTTTAGAGAAATGCGTGTGTTAAGCATTCCTGTTGACATTGTTACCTTTAATACTGCCATTCATTCCTGTTGTCACTTGAATACACTTGATTATGCCTTTCCGTTGCTTGCTGGAATCATCAAGAGTGGTTGGGTGCCCGATGTCTTTACCTACAACACTCTCATCAAGGGCCTTCTATCTCAAGACAGGCCTTTGGAGGCTGGGGATTTGTTTAACAAGCTTATCagatttcaagaaattcagCCCGATGCAGTTACGTATAACACCATCATTGATGGTCTCTGCAAAACTTCAAATACCTCCATGGCTCTCAAGTTGTTAAGAAAGATGGAGGAGATAGGTTGTAACCCCGATGCGGTAACTTATACCTCAATTATTGATTCTTTGTGCAAAGAGAGACGAGTCGATCAAGCATTGGTTCTTGTGTCTGAAATGACCGACAAAGGCATATCACCTGATGTTATAACCTATAGCACGCTACTTCAAGGTCTTTGCAGCTCCGGCCGATGGGAGGACACTGAGCGTTTGTTAACTGAGATGGGTGTTAGGAGGATCTATCCAGATTTGCACACCTATAATATATTAGTTGATGCATACTGCAAAGAAGGGAGGACAACACATGCAGAAGATGTGATTGAAATTATGATCCAGAAAGGTGTGCCTCCTGATTCAATCACATACAATGCACTGATGGATGGTTATTGTTTAACAGGCAAAATGGACAGGGCACTAGAGGTGCTGAATACCATGAGGAGTAATGAGATATGGCCAAACTATTATAGCTATAACATTCTGATAAATGGCTATTGTAAGAGGCAGGAACTAGACAAAGCCATCAGTCTCCTCAGACAAATGCGTGTTGAAGGTATAAAAGCCGATGTTCAAACCTACAGCACCATCATACATGGTCTCTTTCAGATGGGCAGACATAATGAGGTGGACAACCTTTTCCTTGAAATGCTAAAAGAAGGTACTAAACCAAATATCGTAACATGTCGAATTTTGTTGGATGGCCTTTGCAAGAACCGATACATGGATGAagcaatttccttctttcgAGTGATGGAATGTAAAGGTATAGTTCATGATATTCAAATACATAATATCCTAATTGATGGTCTCTACAAGAACGGAAAGCTTGACGAGGCCAGAAATACTTTTGATAAGCTTGCTTCGAGAGGTTTGCAACCTGACGTCATAACACACAACATAATGATCAGAGGATTTTGTCAAGAAGGGTTATTTGAGGAAGCAAAGGAATTACTTTCTAAAATGGAAACGGGCATTTGTTTGCCTGATGCTGTGATTTATAATACGATCATCCGTGGAAGtcttttaaataaaagatatggaGAAGCAGTTGTACTGACAGAGAACATGCGAGCTCGTAAATTCTCAGAAGATGCATCTACCACATCCATGGTACTAGACCTATTATCTAAAGAAGAACAAGACCCCTCCGTTCTTGCTTTCTGCAAATGGTTTTTGCAATAG
- the LOC108203120 gene encoding uncharacterized protein LOC108203120, which produces MANSNASALVLSSEASTHANRAVVNTNSSQPPSQLHSSLDGPVAILWDIENCPVPSDVRPEDVAGNIRMALRVHPIIKGAVTTFSAYGDFNAFPRRLREGCQRTGVKLVDVPNGRKDAADKAILIDMFLFALDNRPPSSIMLISGDVDFAPALHILGQRGYTVILVIPSGVGVSSALSNAGRFVWDWPSVVRGEGFVPPKTFGPLRGGATDVSGYLMGYQINENPDCQTEEEAIVYRGISQSYYNSRDFSVMAQSLSEYNSAAVSGPYFSTTSRSHSLPSGLNEVSAGPVASNEHNDLMWVQPGDLTGLKGQLVKMLEMSGGYMPLTRVPAEYHRMFGRPLYVSEYGSLKLVNLFGKMADKISVEGKGQKRMVCLREFGLRAVTNDMQSDVATNDKKGKGIREENNDVIVGMGSSDEFSDDDRIVKEHDEQRGKDTVGLGMTNQCRIADQNLEQLKYELQEILVSYSCRIFLGCFEAIYKQRYKKPLDYRRFGVNELEELFDKLSDIVVVHEEPASKKKFLVALNS; this is translated from the coding sequence ATGGCTAATTCAAATGCATCAGCTTTAGTATTGTCTTCAGAAGCTTCAACACATGCAAATAGAGCAGTTGTAAACACAAACTCGTCTCAACCTCCTTCGCAACTTCATAGTTCTTTGGATGGTCCAGTTGCAATTCTTTGGGACATTGAGAACTGCCCTGTTCCAAGTGATGTACGCCCTGAAGATGTTGCCGGTAACATCAGAATGGCATTGCGTGTCCATCCGATTATCAAGGGAGCTGTTACAACATTTTCTGCATATGGGGATTTTAATGCTTTTCCTAGACGATTAAGAGAGGGCTGCCAGCGGACTGGTGTTAAACTAGTAGATGTACCTAATGGGAGAAAGGATGCTGCTGATAAGGCCATCTTAATTGACATGTTCCTGTTTGCCCTAGACAATCGCCCGCCATCTTCAATTATGCTCATATCAGGAGATGTTGACTTTGCTCCAGCACTTCACATTCTTGGCCAACGTGGATATACTGTGATTCTTGTCATTCCTTCCGGTGTGGGTGTATCATCTGCACTGAGTAATGCAGGTAGGTTTGTATGGGACTGGCCAAGTGTGGTTCGTGGGGAAGGCTTTGTTCCTCCTAAAACTTTTGGTCCTTTGCGTGGAGGTGCAACAGATGTTTCAGGGTATCTAATGGGATACCAGATCAATGAAAACCCCGATTGTCAAACTGAGGAAGAAGCTATTGTGTACAGAGGGATTTCACAGAGCTATTATAACTCGAGGGATTTCTCAGTGATGGCACAATCTTTATCCGAATACAATTCGGCCGCAGTATCGGGGCCTTATTTTTCTACAACTTCGAGATCACACAGTCTTCCATCCGGTCTGAATGAAGTTTCAGCAGGACCTGTTGCTTCTAATGAGCATAATGATCTGATGTGGGTACAGCCCGGAGATCTGACTGGATTGAAGGGTCAGTTAGTGAAGATGCTTGAAATGTCTGGCGGCTATATGCCCCTTACTCGTGTTCCTGCTGAGTACCACAGAATGTTTGGGAGACCTCTTTATGTTTCAGAATATGGGTCATTGAAACTTGTAAATCTTTTTGGCAAGATGGCTGACAAGATATCAGTAGAAGGAAAAGGGCAGAAGAGAATGGTTTGCCTGCGTGAATTTGGTTTAAGAGCTGTAACAAATGATATGCAGTCAGACGTGGCAACGAATGATAAAAAAGGGAAGGGGATTCGGGAAGAGAACAATGATGTTATTGTTGGCATGGGATCTTCTGATGAGTTCTCAGATGATGATAGGATAGTCAAAGAACATGATGAACAGAGGGGCAAAGATACGGTTGGTTTGGGTATGACAAATCAATGTAGAATTGCTGATCAAAACCTTGAGCAGCTCAAGTACGAGCTTCAAGAGATTCTAGTGAGCTACTCTTGTCGGATTTTCCTTGGTTGCTTTGAGGCAATATATAAGCAAAGGTACAAGAAACCGCTCGACTATCGAAGATTTGGTGTAAATGAACTCGAGGAGTTGTTTGACAAACTGAGTGATATAGTGGTGGTGCATGAGGAACCAGCAAGCAAGAAAAAATTTCTGGTTGCACTAAATAGCTAA